The segment CCTTCCGAAAACGCCGATTGCGTCTGGCGCAACATAAACCTTCCAACAAGTCGCTTTCCGTCAGCATTCGACCTTCTTAGACTTGCCCCAGCCAAAAATTTGTTGCTGGAGATGTCTTCCCATGAGTTCCCTGACCGCGCCCTCTGCCGCGCTGGCCGCCGCCCCCGCGCCGGCCGCCCCTGTGCAGACGGCGTTTGGCGTGCAGGTGGTGGTGGGGCTGTTCGGCGTGTTGCTGGCGGTGCTGTGCGCCGGGCTCAACGAGGCGGTGACCAAGATATCGCTCGGCGATATTCGCGGCGCCATGGGCATCGGCGCCGACGAGGGTGCCTGGCTGCTGGCGGTGTACAGCGCCGCCTCGGTATCGGCCATGGCCTTTGCGCCGTGGCTGGCCACCACCTTCTCCTTGCGCCGCTTCACCATGACCGCTGTCGGCCTGTTCGCCGTGCTCGGCCTGCTGCAACCCTTCGCCCCCAACCTGCACAGCCTGATGCTGCTGCGCGTGCTGCAGGGCTTCGCCTCGGGTGCCCTGCCGCCGATGTTGATGAGCGTGGCGCTGCGCTTTCTGCCGCCGGGCATCAAGGTGTACGGCCTGGCCTGCTACGCCCTGACCGCCACCTTCGGCCCCAACCTGGGCACGCCGCTGGCGGGGCTGTGGACCGAGTACGTCGGCTGGCAGTGGGCGTTCTGGCAGATCATCCTGCCGTCGCTGGTGGCCATTGCCTGCGTCGGCTGGGGCCTGCCCCAGGACCCGCTGCGCCTGGAGCGCTTCAAGCAGTTCGACTGGCGCGGCGTGTTGCTTGGCCTGCCGGCCATCAGCTGCATCGTGTTGGGGTTGTCCCTGGGCGATCGCTGGGGCTGGTTCGATTCGCCCCTGATCTGCTGGCTGCTGGGCGGCGGCCTGTTGTTGCTGGTGCTGTTCATGCTCAACGAATGGTCCGAGCCGCTGCCGTTCTTCCAGTTGCGCATGCTTGGGCGGCGCAACCTGAGTTTCGCTTTGGTGACCCTGGCCGGGGTGCTGATCGTGCTTTCAGGCGTTGGCAGCATTCCGTCGGCGTACCTGGCGCAAATCCAGGGCTACCGCCCGGCGCAGACCAGCCCGCTGATGATGCTGGTGGCCATGCCGCAACTGATCGCCCTGCCGCTCACCGCGGCGCTGTGCAACATCCGTGCAGTGGACTGCCGCTGGGTACTGGCGGTGGGCCTGGCGATGCTGGCGGCCTCGTGCGTGGGCAGCAGCCTGCTGACTTCGCAGTGGATTCGCGGCGACTTCTACCCCTTCTACCTGCTGCAGGTGTTCGGCCAGCCGATGGCGGTGCTGCCACTGCTGATGCTCTCGACCAACGGCATGACCCCGCAGGAAGGCCCGTTCGCCTCCAGCTGGTTCAACACCGTGAAGGGCCTGGCGGCGGTGATTGCCGGTGGCCTGCTCGACGCCCTGGGCACCCTGCGCCGGCATTTTCATTCCAACCACCTGGTGGACAGCCTGGGCAATGCGCCGCTGCTCGACGACAACGCTGCGAATCTGGCCAAGCGCATCCATGACCAGGCCTTGGTGCTGACCTCTGCCGACCTTTACCTGGTGATGGCGTGCATCGCCGTTGCCTTGATCTGCCTGATCCCCTTCGTGCCTACCCGGGTCTACCCGCCGCGTGCGGTGGCTTGAGCCTGTGGATGAATTCGAGAAACATAAAATGACCCCCAACCGCAAAACGCTTTTCATCGGCTCGGTACTGGCCGTGGCCGTGCTGGCCGCCATCGCCGGCCCCTGGCTGTTCGGCAGCGACCAGCGCCAGAGCACCAACGACGCCTATGTAACCGCTGACTACACCGTGGTGGCGCCCAAGGTCGCAGGTTTCATCAAAGAGGTGCTGGTGGAGGACAACCAGCAGGTCGAGGCCGGCCAGTTGCTGGCGACCATCGATGACCGCGACTACCAGGCCGCCCTTGATGCTGCCCAGGCCCAACTGCTGGTGGCCAAGGCCCAGAGCCTGGACGCCCGCGCCACCTTGGAGCGCCAGGCGGCGCTGATCGCCCAGGCCGAGGCCGCGGTCAAAGCTGCCCAGGCCGAAGTGGCCTTCGCCGACCATGAGGTGGGCCGCTACAGCCGCCTGGCCGAGCAGGGCGCCGGCACCGTGCAGAACGCCCAGCAGGCGCGCAGCCGGGTCGACCAGGCCCGGGCGCGGCTGGCCAACACCCAGGCCGCGCTGCTGGCCACGCGCAAGCAGGTGGACATTCTCACCGCCCAGGTGGCCAGTGCCAACGGCCAGCTCAAGCGCGCCGAAGCGGGCCTGGAAAAGGCCCAGCTGGACCTCTCCTACACCCACATCAGTGCCCCGGTGGACGGCATGGTCGGCGAGCGTGCGCTGCGCGTAGGCGCCTACGTCAACCCCGGTGCGCGGCTGCTGTCGGTGGTGCCGCTGGCGCGGGCCTACATCGTCGGCAACTTCCAGGAAACCCAGCTGACCCATGTGCAGCCAGGGCAGCCGGTGACCATCAGCGTCGATACCTTTGCCGGCGAAAAGCTCCATGGCCACGTCGAGAGCATCGCCCCGGCCACCGGGGTGACCTTCGCGGCCGTTAAACCCGATAACGCCACCGGCAACTTCACCAAGGTGGTGCAGCGCATTCCGGTGAAGATCGTCTTCGACGACGGCCAGCCGCTGCTTGCGCGCCTGCGGGTGGGCATGTCGGTGGAGGCGACCATCGATACCCAGGGTGACCAGTTGGCGGGTAAAGAGGTGACCGCGCGATGAGCGGCCAAGTTAAACATGTTGAGAACGTCGGGGCTTGTAGGAGCGGCCTTGTGCCGCGAATGGGGCGTGCAGCGGCCCCGGCATTACTGGCCGCGCTGCTGGCTGGTTGCACCCTCGGCCCGGACTTCCAGCGCCCGACCACTGATGCCCCGCAAGCCTGGGCCGCCCTGCAAGGCGAAGCCGCCACCAGCCAACCCGTAGCCGAACCCTTGGAGCTGCGCTGGTGGGACAGTTTCCACGACGCGCAGCTCAGCGCGCTTATCCAGAAAGTCGCCGAGCGCAACCTCGACCTGCAGATGGCCAGCGCCCGCCTGCTGCAAAGCCGGGCCCTGCGCGGCACCGTGGCCGCCGATGAAGCACCGTCGGTAGATGCGAACGCTGGCTACAGCCGCGCGCGCAACAGCGCCGAAGGCCTCAACGACCCGTCGGGCAAGGCCGGTAAAGAAGCCTACAACCTGTGGCAGGGCGACCTGGTCGCCGGTTGGGAGCTCGACCTGTGGGGCCGTGTGCGCCGCCAGGTCGAGGCCGCCGATGCCAGTGTCGAGGTGGCCGAGAACGACCGCAACGGCGTGCTGCTGGCACTGCTCTCGGAGACCGCCGGCAACTACATCCAGCTGCGCGCCGTACAGCACACCCTGCAGGTGACCGAAGACAACCTCAAGGTCGCCCGGCACAGCCTGAAGCTCTCCGAAGACCGCCAGGCCGAAGGTGTAGCCACCCGGCTCGACGTGGCCCAGGCCAGCGCCCAGGTGGCCTCGATCGAAGCCCGACTGCCAACGCTCGAAGCCCGCCGCGACGACCTGATCAACGCCTTGAGCCTGCTCGCCGCCGAACCGCCGCGCAGCCTGCAGGCCCAGTTGCAGCAGGCTGCCGACTTGCCGGCGCCGCAGCAGCGCTTCGCTATCGGCGTGCCGTCGGAGCTGGCCGAGCGCCGCCCCGACATTCGCCAGGCCGAAGCCCGTCTGCATGCTGCCACCGCCAGCATCGGCGTGGCCAAGGCCGACTTTTACCCGAGCATTCGCCTGTCGGGCAGTGTCGGCTTCCAGGCCATGCAGCTGTCGGACTTCGGCGGTTGGGATTCGCGCCGCTTCGCCTTCGGCCCGCAACTGTCGCTGCCGATTTTCGAAGGCGGGCGGCTCAAGGGCACGCTGCAGCTGCGCGAGGCGCAGCAGCAGGAAGCGGCGCTGAACTACCGCAAGGTGGTGCTCGGCGCCTGGCACGAGATCGACGACGTGCTGCGCCTGTACAACGCCAGCCAGCTGCGCCGCGACCACCTGGCCGAGGCCGTGCGGCAGAACCGCATCGCCCTGGAAACCGCCCAGCGTCAGTACGTGGAAGGCGCGGTGGACTTTCTCAACGTGCTGACTGTGCAATCGGCGCTGCTGGCCAGCGAGGAGCAGTGGATCGACAGCTCGGCGGCTGTGTCGCAGGCGCTGGTAGGCCTGTACAAGGCCCTGGGTGGTGGCTGGCAGGCGTTCGACAAGGCCTGATGGCTGTCACGCGCAAAGCCAGAAACAAACGCAGCTCCTGTCAAAGCGGGCGCAACAAGCCAAAGCGCTTGCGCAGCACCCAGTCCAGCAAGCGCTGCGGCAGCAGCCGTGCCATCAGCGGCAGGGCGGTGCTGCCATTGCCGATGCGCACCAGCGCCGGCACCGGCGACTTGCGCGTGGCGGCCAGCAACTCCTGGGCGAACACCGCAGCTGGGGTGGGCCGGTCCTGCGAGGCGCGCGCCCGGGCCTGCACCTGTTCGCGCAGCGGCCACCACGGCGAATCGGCGCCCAGCACCTGCTCGGCCTGCTGCTGGGCGTTGCTGGCGAACTGCGAGGCGATGGCGCCGGGTTGCACTTCCATCACCCGGATGCCGAACGGCGCCAGCTCCAGGCGCAGGGCATCGCACAGGCCGTGCACGGCAGCCTTGGAGGCGCAGTAGGCGCCGGCGAACGGGGTTACCAGCACGCCGGAGACGCTGCCGATGTTCACCACCAGCCCGCGCGAGCGGCGCAGCAGCGGGAACAGCGCGCGGGTTACGCCGACCACGGCGAACACGTTGGTTTCGAACTGCTGGCGCATGGCGTCGACGCCGCCGTCCAGCAGCGGGCCCATGGCGCCGTAGCCGGCGTTGTTGATGAGCATGTCCAGTTGCGGCAGCTCCTCGGCCAGGCGGGCGAGGGCGTCGGCATCGTTGACGTCCAGTTGCCGGGCGGTGAAGCCGGCACTGGTCAGCTGTTCGACATCCTGCTGCTTGCGGGCGGTTGCCCAGACATCGTGGCCGGCATCGCGGAAGGCGTCGGCCAGGGCGCGGCCGATGCCGCTGGAACAACCGGTGATGAGGACGGTGGGCATGGGGCGGGCCTGTTCTGTGTGGGTATGGAGAACCCTATCGCGGGGCAAGCCCGCTCCCACGAACACACCGTGGGAGCGGGCTTGCCCCGCGATAGGGCTGAATCAATTGGCGAATGTACCTTGCAGGTGCTCGGCACGAAACTCCAGGGTCTGTGCCCGGTACCCCGAGCGCAGTGGCGGCACCGGCAGGCAGTCGCTCCACTCGCGGCCCGGCTGCAATTCGCCGGGGCCTCGGTAGCGTGGGGCGTTGTAGGTATTCTCGGCCAGGTTCACGGTGTCGCCGGGGGCATAGGCCGCCACGCGCCAGCGCAGTTCGGTCAGCGGGGCCTTGTTGCCGTTTTTCATGCGCACCTGCAAGGCGCGGTCGGCGGGGCACTGGTCGGGGGCGTAGCTCAGGCGGATGTCCAGGCGGGCCAGTTGCGAGGCCTCGCGGGTGTCCTGCCAGACCACCCCCAGCGCCACCAGCCCCAGGCCGCACACGGCCGCCAGGGAAATCGGCAGGGCCTTGGCCGGGTAGCGCAGCAGCAGGACCAGCCAGGTGAGGATGAGCAGGGCGCCGATGATCATGGTGGGCAGGCCTTGGTGGCGGGGGTTCGATCATCCTAGCGGGAAATGGGGTGGGGCTCAAAAGCATCGCCGGCAAGCCGGCTCCTGCAGGGATCTTTGCAGGAGCCGGCTTGCCGGCGATCGGGCCCTCAGCGGTTACTGCGCGATGGTCTTCACCGAAACCCCGCGCTCCACCGGCGTGGAGGTACGCCCATACACATCCTCGAAGCGCTCGATGTCATCTTCGCCCAGGTAGCTGCCGGACTGCACCTCGATGATCTCCAGCGGGATCTTGCCCGGGTTGCGCAGGCGGTGCACCGAGGCGATCGGGATGTAGGTGGACTGGTTCTCGGTCAGCAGGAACACGTTCTCGTCGCAGGTCACCTCGGCGGTGCCGGAGACCACGATCCAGTGCTCGGCGCGGTGGTGGTGCATCTGCAGCGACAGCGCAGCACCGGGCTTGACGGTGATGTGCTTGACCTGGAAACGCCCGCCCATGTCCACCGAGTCGTACGAGCCCCACGGGCGGTACACCTCGAGGTGGTTCTGGGTCTCGGTCCGGCCTTGCGCGTCGAGGGTGTTGACCAGTTGCTTGACCCCCTGAACCTTGTCCTTGTGGGCGATCATCATGGCGTCCTTGGTTTCGACCACCACGATGTTCTCAAGGCCGATCACCGACACCAGCTTGCCGTTGCCGTGGATCATGCAGTTGTGGCTGTCCTGCACCACCACATCGCCCTTGGTGACGTTGCCGTTGTCGTCTTTTTCGTGCACGTCCCACAGCGACGACCAGCAGCCCACGTCGCTCCAGCCGGCCGACAGCGGCACCACGCAAGCGCGCTGGGTCTTTTCCATCACCGCGTAGTCGATGGAGTTGTCCGGGCAGCAGGCGAAAGTGGCTTCGTCGATGCTCAGCACATCGGCCTCTTCGTCGCTGCGCTCCAGGGCCAGCAGGCAGGTGTCGTAGATGTCCGGGTCGTGCTTTTTCAGCTCTTCGAGGAAGCGGCTGGCGCGGAACAGGAACATGCCGCTGTTCCAGAAGTAGCCGCCGGCGCGGACGAACTCGTTGGCGCGTTTTTCATCGGGCTTTTCGACGAACTGCGCAACCCGCGCCACGCCTTCGGGCAGCAGCGCGTCCTGGCTGGAGCGGATGTAGCCGTAGCCGGTTTCAGGCTTGGTCGCCGGCACGCCGAACAGCACCATCTCGCCACGCTCGGCGGCCACGGTGGCCAGGGCCAGGGCACGTTGCAGGGCTTTCTGGTCCTCGATCACGTGGTCGGCCGGCAGCACCAGCATCAACTCGTCACGGCCTTCGTTGACCAGCTTCATGGCGGTCATCGCCACCGCAGGGGCGGTGTTGCGCCCGAACGGCTCCATGAGGATGGCCTGGGTTTCAAGTTTCAGGGCGCCCAGCTGCTCCTGGACGATGAACTTGTGGTCCTTGTTGCAGACCACGATGGGGGTGTCCATGCCTTCGAACACCAGGCGCTCGATGGTCTGCTGGAACAGCGTGTGTTCGCCGGTCAGTGCCAGGAACTGCTTGGGGAACTGCTTGCGCGACAGAGGCCACAGACGCGAACCGCTACCACCAGAAAGAATTACCGGGATCATCATGTTTCTCCAATAGTTTTTAAGAGGCAGGGGGATCAGTTGCTAGCCACGGGGCGAGTTACCCACACCGGCGACAGGCTGTTGCCGGAACCGGTGACATACAGCACGGCCGCTTCGCCGCGCTCCAGGGCGACGGGTTTGACGTCGCCGACTTTCTTGTCGCCTGCATACAGGGCAAGGTTGACCTTGACCGGATTGATTTCACGTTCGCCACGGCCCTTGGCAGCCACCGGCTTGACCACTTCGGTCTTGCCGTCGGCGGTCTTCAGGGTCAGCTGCTGGTCGCTCAAGTTCTGCACGCGCACCAGGGCTTTCTGCTTGTTCTTGAACGGCGGCTCTTCGATCAGTTGCGGGTTGCCGCCTGCGTTGTTGACCAGGGTGTAGTACTTGTCGGCAGCCAGCTTCACCGGCACGCTCTTGCCGCCCACCTGGGCTGTGTAGTCACCGCCTGGCAGGAAGCTGAAGTCGCTGCTGGCCTGGGCGCCGACCTGCTTGATCTGGGTGTTGCCCACCGATGCTGCGGTCGGGGCACTGGCTGCGTTGTACAGGCGCACGAAGGTCGAGCCCTTGGGTGCGCTTGGGCCATACAGGGCGGCGTCGGCGCCGGCGAAGGCCTGCATCGAAGCCAGGGTCAGGCCGGCCGCGAGGGTGAGGGCTTTGGCAATTTTGGTTTTGCTAGTCATGTGCGTGTTCCTCTCTATCAGTGGTCCGTCCGGTTGGACGACAAGGCCAGGTTTTCTTCGGATTTGCGGGAGTTCTTCAGCTGCGCGATCCACTGCGGGTCGAAGCTGCTGAGGTCGTTTTTCATCGGCAGATAGCGTTCGGGGAATTCCCACACCACCACCTGTGGCGGGGCGTCTTTGAAGGCGTCGCTTTGCAGGTACTTGAGCATCGGCAGCAGCGGGCCATGGCCGTCTTCGGCGTAGTTGGCAACGTCGCTGCGCAGGGCTTGTTGCAGCGCGCCGAGGAAGTTCCAGTGCGGGTTGGCGCTGTAGCTGGTGCCCACCAGCGCCACCGGGATCTGGCTGTCGTCGAACAGCGCGTCGCCGCCGCTTTCGCCTTCGGCCTGCACCGGGTGGGTGCTGCGTTGCTGCAGGTTGTCCGGGGTCGGCAGCAGGTTGCTGAACAGTGGGTCGAGCGGCAGGAAGTTGGTCAGGTCGCCCTTGTACGGCGCGCTGGCACCGGCCTCGGTGATGAACTGCTGCGGCTCGCCGCTGAGCAGTTGCTGGCGGCTGACTGCCTCGGCCACGGCCTGGGCCACCACCTCGGCGCCCATCGGTGTCCAGTGGGTGTCGGTGCGCAGGAACACCTGGCCACGGGCCTTGGCCTGCTCCAGCGGCGCCAGCAGGTCGGGGGCCAGCACGTTGGCCTGGCGCACCTGGGCGTGGAACTGGTTGAACAGGTCGTCGTGCAGGCTGGCCGGGGTCTCTTTGCCGATGTACTCGGCGTACAGCCGCGCCTTGGCCGGCACGATCGCCAGCACCAGTTGCACGCCCTGGCGCTGCAGCGCATCGCGCACGCCGCGCACCAGGGCCAGGTTGTCCTGCATCTGCTGCTGGGCACCGGCGGTGGGGTTGAACTCCTCGTCGGTGAACAGCCACTGGTCGCGGCCCAGTACCACGCCCGGGCGGCCTTCGTTGAACAGCTTGAAGTCCAGCGCGGCCCACAGGTTGGTGCCGATGCGCTTGATCGGGAACTGCTCGTCGTAGTGGGTTTCGGCGGCCTTGGCCAGCTTGCCGTTGAGCAGGGTCATCTGTTCGGTGCGGTTGAAGCTTTCCAGCCCGCCGACCGACCAGACGCCCAGGCCTACCAGCAGGCCCATGAACGACAGCGAATAGGTGATGCGAAGTGTCCGGTTCATGATCGATGCCTCAGAACTGGAAGTACAGGAACGGTGAGTAGCTCTGCGCCGAGAGCTTGAGCACCGAGGCGACGAACAGCAGCAGCACCAGGGCGCGGGTCATCACCCGACTCCAGTCCAGGCCGATCGAGCCGTCGGTATTGATGTGCACCGGGGTGCGTGGCGCTTGCGCCGGGGTGGCGTTGCGGTAGAAGTCGCGCAGGCCGAAGAACGCCAGGGTCAGGTAGGCGACGATCAGCGTGGCTACCTGCAGGCCGGTGAGCTGGGCGCGGTTGAGTTCCGACAGCTGCCAGTCGCCGAAGCTGAACATGGCGCCGTACATGCGCGCGGCCACGTGCAGGTTCTCGGCGCGGAAGATCACCCAGCCGACCACCACCAGCAGGAAGGTGAAGGCCCACTTCACCGGGTTGAAGCGCTGCGGGTTGGTGTCCAGGCCCAGCGCCCGTTCGATGGCCAGCCACAGGCCGTGCCAGGCGCCCCAGATGATGTAGGTGAAGTTGGCGCCGTGCCACAGCCCGCCCAGCAGCATGGTCAGGAACAGGTTGCGGTAGGTGTTGAAGGTGCCTTTGCGGTTGCCGCCCAGGGTGATGTACAGGTAGTCGCGCAGCCAGGTCGACAGGCTGATGTGCCAGCGGCGCCAGAACTCGGTGATCGACTGGCTGATGTACGGCTGCTTGAAGTTCTCCATGAAGCGGAAGCCCATCATCAGCCCCAGGCCGATGGCCATGTCGCTGTAGCCGGAAAAATCGAAGTACAGCTGCGCGGTGTAGGCCAGCGCGCCCAGCCAGGCATCACCGGTGGTGGGGTTCTGCAGGGCGAAGCAGTGGTCGGCCACCACCGCCAGGGTATCGGCGATGAACACTTTCTTGATGAAGCCCTGCATGAAGCGGGTGCAGCCTTCGGAGAACTTGTCCAGGGTGTGGGTGCGGTTGTTGAACTGGTCGACCAGGTCCTTGAAGCGCAGCACGGGGCCGGCGATCAGGTGCGGGAAGATTGCCACGAAGGCGGCGAAGTCGATCAGGTTGCGGGTGGCCGGGGTGTCGCCGCGGTACACGTCGATGATGTAGCTGATCGACTCGAAGATGTAGAACGAGATACCGATCGGCAGCAGCACGTGGGTGAGGATGAACGGCTCCAGGCCCATCGAGGTCATGATCGCGTTGAGGCTGTCGACCCCGAAGTTGGCGTACTTGAAGTAGCCGAGGATGCACAGGTCGACGCCCACCCCCAGCAGCAGCCAGCGCTGCGCGGGCTTGGTGCGTACGCCGGCGGCGCCCACCTTCAGGCCGATCCAGTAGTTCCACAGGGTGACCCCGGCGAACAGGGCGAGGAAGTCCACCCGCCACCAGGCGTAGAAGATGTAGCTGGCAACCAGCAGCAGCAGGTTGCGGTAGCGGTTCCCGCTTATGTAGTACAAGCCGAGGAAAACCGGCAGGAACAGGAACAGGAACACGTTGGACGAGAAGACCATCCCGGTTCTCCTAGTTATGCACAGCACTCGGGGCACAGCGCCCCCCAAACCCCCCGCGCCAATGCAGGGGAAACCTTTGTTGCCTCAACCATTGCTGGCGAGGGCTTCGCCCTCGTTTCGCGACACAAGGCCGCTCCCACAAGAGCCCTGTTCATTCAGCCAAGGCGCGCACCCTGTGGGAGCGGCCTTGTGTCGCGATGGGCCGCAAAGCGGCCCCGGCTTTACTTCTTTTCTGCGCTCGGGTCATAGACCCGGGTCATGTCGCCGCCGAGCCTGAAGCTGTTGAACGGCTGCATGTGCTGCTTGCGCTGCTGGGTGTCGCCGACGCAGTGGTACAGCGCGCACCAGGGCTCGAGCCAGGAGTACTTGCTGTTCTCCTTGAGGTCGGTCAGGTCCTGCTTCTCGCCAGCACGTTCCTTGAAGTGGATCGGGTCGCGGGCGCCGGCCAGCACGCCTTCACCCAGGCGTTGCAGGGCGAAGTTGTTCTCGGCGCGCAGGTCCACGCCGTTGGCCTGGGCAAAGCTTGCGATCATCGCCAGCGGCGGCAGGGCGTAGTTGTGG is part of the Pseudomonas fakonensis genome and harbors:
- a CDS encoding MFS transporter — translated: MSSLTAPSAALAAAPAPAAPVQTAFGVQVVVGLFGVLLAVLCAGLNEAVTKISLGDIRGAMGIGADEGAWLLAVYSAASVSAMAFAPWLATTFSLRRFTMTAVGLFAVLGLLQPFAPNLHSLMLLRVLQGFASGALPPMLMSVALRFLPPGIKVYGLACYALTATFGPNLGTPLAGLWTEYVGWQWAFWQIILPSLVAIACVGWGLPQDPLRLERFKQFDWRGVLLGLPAISCIVLGLSLGDRWGWFDSPLICWLLGGGLLLLVLFMLNEWSEPLPFFQLRMLGRRNLSFALVTLAGVLIVLSGVGSIPSAYLAQIQGYRPAQTSPLMMLVAMPQLIALPLTAALCNIRAVDCRWVLAVGLAMLAASCVGSSLLTSQWIRGDFYPFYLLQVFGQPMAVLPLLMLSTNGMTPQEGPFASSWFNTVKGLAAVIAGGLLDALGTLRRHFHSNHLVDSLGNAPLLDDNAANLAKRIHDQALVLTSADLYLVMACIAVALICLIPFVPTRVYPPRAVA
- a CDS encoding HlyD family secretion protein; the protein is MTPNRKTLFIGSVLAVAVLAAIAGPWLFGSDQRQSTNDAYVTADYTVVAPKVAGFIKEVLVEDNQQVEAGQLLATIDDRDYQAALDAAQAQLLVAKAQSLDARATLERQAALIAQAEAAVKAAQAEVAFADHEVGRYSRLAEQGAGTVQNAQQARSRVDQARARLANTQAALLATRKQVDILTAQVASANGQLKRAEAGLEKAQLDLSYTHISAPVDGMVGERALRVGAYVNPGARLLSVVPLARAYIVGNFQETQLTHVQPGQPVTISVDTFAGEKLHGHVESIAPATGVTFAAVKPDNATGNFTKVVQRIPVKIVFDDGQPLLARLRVGMSVEATIDTQGDQLAGKEVTAR
- a CDS encoding efflux transporter outer membrane subunit — its product is MGRAAAPALLAALLAGCTLGPDFQRPTTDAPQAWAALQGEAATSQPVAEPLELRWWDSFHDAQLSALIQKVAERNLDLQMASARLLQSRALRGTVAADEAPSVDANAGYSRARNSAEGLNDPSGKAGKEAYNLWQGDLVAGWELDLWGRVRRQVEAADASVEVAENDRNGVLLALLSETAGNYIQLRAVQHTLQVTEDNLKVARHSLKLSEDRQAEGVATRLDVAQASAQVASIEARLPTLEARRDDLINALSLLAAEPPRSLQAQLQQAADLPAPQQRFAIGVPSELAERRPDIRQAEARLHAATASIGVAKADFYPSIRLSGSVGFQAMQLSDFGGWDSRRFAFGPQLSLPIFEGGRLKGTLQLREAQQQEAALNYRKVVLGAWHEIDDVLRLYNASQLRRDHLAEAVRQNRIALETAQRQYVEGAVDFLNVLTVQSALLASEEQWIDSSAAVSQALVGLYKALGGGWQAFDKA
- a CDS encoding SDR family oxidoreductase, encoding MPTVLITGCSSGIGRALADAFRDAGHDVWATARKQQDVEQLTSAGFTARQLDVNDADALARLAEELPQLDMLINNAGYGAMGPLLDGGVDAMRQQFETNVFAVVGVTRALFPLLRRSRGLVVNIGSVSGVLVTPFAGAYCASKAAVHGLCDALRLELAPFGIRVMEVQPGAIASQFASNAQQQAEQVLGADSPWWPLREQVQARARASQDRPTPAAVFAQELLAATRKSPVPALVRIGNGSTALPLMARLLPQRLLDWVLRKRFGLLRPL
- a CDS encoding multidrug transporter, giving the protein MIIGALLILTWLVLLLRYPAKALPISLAAVCGLGLVALGVVWQDTREASQLARLDIRLSYAPDQCPADRALQVRMKNGNKAPLTELRWRVAAYAPGDTVNLAENTYNAPRYRGPGELQPGREWSDCLPVPPLRSGYRAQTLEFRAEHLQGTFAN
- a CDS encoding mannose-1-phosphate guanylyltransferase/mannose-6-phosphate isomerase; translation: MIPVILSGGSGSRLWPLSRKQFPKQFLALTGEHTLFQQTIERLVFEGMDTPIVVCNKDHKFIVQEQLGALKLETQAILMEPFGRNTAPAVAMTAMKLVNEGRDELMLVLPADHVIEDQKALQRALALATVAAERGEMVLFGVPATKPETGYGYIRSSQDALLPEGVARVAQFVEKPDEKRANEFVRAGGYFWNSGMFLFRASRFLEELKKHDPDIYDTCLLALERSDEEADVLSIDEATFACCPDNSIDYAVMEKTQRACVVPLSAGWSDVGCWSSLWDVHEKDDNGNVTKGDVVVQDSHNCMIHGNGKLVSVIGLENIVVVETKDAMMIAHKDKVQGVKQLVNTLDAQGRTETQNHLEVYRPWGSYDSVDMGGRFQVKHITVKPGAALSLQMHHHRAEHWIVVSGTAEVTCDENVFLLTENQSTYIPIASVHRLRNPGKIPLEIIEVQSGSYLGEDDIERFEDVYGRTSTPVERGVSVKTIAQ
- a CDS encoding alginate O-acetyltransferase AlgF gives rise to the protein MTSKTKIAKALTLAAGLTLASMQAFAGADAALYGPSAPKGSTFVRLYNAASAPTAASVGNTQIKQVGAQASSDFSFLPGGDYTAQVGGKSVPVKLAADKYYTLVNNAGGNPQLIEEPPFKNKQKALVRVQNLSDQQLTLKTADGKTEVVKPVAAKGRGEREINPVKVNLALYAGDKKVGDVKPVALERGEAAVLYVTGSGNSLSPVWVTRPVASN
- a CDS encoding alginate O-acetyltransferase; the protein is MNRTLRITYSLSFMGLLVGLGVWSVGGLESFNRTEQMTLLNGKLAKAAETHYDEQFPIKRIGTNLWAALDFKLFNEGRPGVVLGRDQWLFTDEEFNPTAGAQQQMQDNLALVRGVRDALQRQGVQLVLAIVPAKARLYAEYIGKETPASLHDDLFNQFHAQVRQANVLAPDLLAPLEQAKARGQVFLRTDTHWTPMGAEVVAQAVAEAVSRQQLLSGEPQQFITEAGASAPYKGDLTNFLPLDPLFSNLLPTPDNLQQRSTHPVQAEGESGGDALFDDSQIPVALVGTSYSANPHWNFLGALQQALRSDVANYAEDGHGPLLPMLKYLQSDAFKDAPPQVVVWEFPERYLPMKNDLSSFDPQWIAQLKNSRKSEENLALSSNRTDH
- a CDS encoding MBOAT family O-acyltransferase: MVFSSNVFLFLFLPVFLGLYYISGNRYRNLLLLVASYIFYAWWRVDFLALFAGVTLWNYWIGLKVGAAGVRTKPAQRWLLLGVGVDLCILGYFKYANFGVDSLNAIMTSMGLEPFILTHVLLPIGISFYIFESISYIIDVYRGDTPATRNLIDFAAFVAIFPHLIAGPVLRFKDLVDQFNNRTHTLDKFSEGCTRFMQGFIKKVFIADTLAVVADHCFALQNPTTGDAWLGALAYTAQLYFDFSGYSDMAIGLGLMMGFRFMENFKQPYISQSITEFWRRWHISLSTWLRDYLYITLGGNRKGTFNTYRNLFLTMLLGGLWHGANFTYIIWGAWHGLWLAIERALGLDTNPQRFNPVKWAFTFLLVVVGWVIFRAENLHVAARMYGAMFSFGDWQLSELNRAQLTGLQVATLIVAYLTLAFFGLRDFYRNATPAQAPRTPVHINTDGSIGLDWSRVMTRALVLLLFVASVLKLSAQSYSPFLYFQF